GATCGCCTTCGTCGTCGAGTAGAGGATCGCGCACTCCTTGACTTCCTTGCCGGTGCGCGGCGCCTTGCACGTCGCCGCGATCGAGCCGACCTCGACGCACGCCTTGCGCGACAGGCGCTCCATCCACTTCCACGAGGCGGCGCGCGCGACGATCACCGCGTTGTCGCGGACGTCGGCGAGCGTGAGCGGGTACATGCGGAGGTCGTGGATGGCGAAGCTCGTCATCTGCGCCTCGGGGAACGCGCGCCCCATGCAGTCGGCGTCCACGACCGGCAGGCCGAGCAGCGCCGCGGCCATGAAGGGCTGGATCGCGTTGCCGCCGCCGATCTCGAGCGACATGACGGCGGTGAACTTCCGCCCGAGGTACTCCTCCATCATCGTGACGGCGTGCGCGATCGTGCGCGGGTCGGTGAGCCGCTCCTGGCCGACGAGCGGCGCGCCCATGTTCGAGACGACCGCGACCGGATCGTCGTCGCCGAGGTCCATCGGGTCCAGGAGCGAGACGACGGCGCCCGCGCGGTAGAGCTTCCGCATGTTGAGGAGCGCCAGGTACGGGCTTCCGCCCCCGCCGGTGCCGAGGATCCAGGCGCCGATCGCGAGCGATTCGATCTCGGCCGCGGAGACGGGGCGGAGCGGGGCCATCGCCCGCGTATGTTATCCTGCCGCCATCGCGGCGCAAACAGGAGGGCGGCCATGAGGGTGTTCGTCACGGTGGTCCTGGCAGCGCTCATCGCGGCGTCCCCGGCGTCGGCCTTCGAGCGGAGCGGCGACCGGAAGATCCTCGTCTTCGCCGGCGCTCAGGAAGTTCCCACGATCGACCCGAGCGTCAAGTACGACTGGTCCATCCGGATGGCCCAGCAGTCCCTCTACGACGCCCTCGTCAAGTACGTCGGCAACCCGCCCCAGATCGTGCCCTGGCTCGCCGAGAGGTGGGAGAGCACGCCGGACGCGAAGACGTGGACGTTCCACCTCGTCAGGAACGCGAAGTTCCATAACGGCGACCCCGTGACCGCCGAGGCCGTCCGCTTCTCCTTCGTGCGCACGCTCAAGCTGAACCAGGGGCCCGCCTGGATGCTGTCCGACTTCCTGAAGGAGGAGGGCATCAAGGTCATCGGCGACGGGACGATCCAGTTCACCCTCACCCAGCCCTACGCGCCGTTCCTGTCTTTCCTGCCGTGGTGGTACGTGATGAATCCGAAGCAGGTCCTGGCGAACGCGCAGGGGGACGATCTCGGCCAGAAGTGGCTCACGACCAACGAGGCGGGCAGCGGGCCCTTCAAGATCAAGCGCTGGGACCAGGGCGTCCTCTACGAGCTCGAGGCCGTGGACGGCTACTGGAAGGGCTGGCCGTCGAAGGACCGCAT
Above is a genomic segment from Candidatus Methylomirabilota bacterium containing:
- a CDS encoding DUF917 domain-containing protein, whose translation is MAPLRPVSAAEIESLAIGAWILGTGGGGSPYLALLNMRKLYRAGAVVSLLDPMDLGDDDPVAVVSNMGAPLVGQERLTDPRTIAHAVTMMEEYLGRKFTAVMSLEIGGGNAIQPFMAAALLGLPVVDADCMGRAFPEAQMTSFAIHDLRMYPLTLADVRDNAVIVARAASWKWMERLSRKACVEVGSIAATCKAPRTGKEVKECAILYSTTKAIRLGETVQAARRAHRDPVQAIIEAERGLLLFKGKIRDVARRATEGFLRGTATLDGLDAFRGSAFELAFQNEFAVGWLDGVPRVTTPDLICVMDSVSGEAVGTETLRYGQRVGVVALPAPPVLLTPKGLEHVGPRAFGYDLDFTSVFA